A genome region from Micromonospora peucetia includes the following:
- a CDS encoding NlpC/P60 family protein — protein MPPHRRAPGRSARPGGLRRVAHRLLTLVAAAAVGAGMLAAPAYAEPSVDEIEAAIDQKWRQLEPTIEQYNKVRAQLKVNTKKSTELEKKIQPLALESELAMDRVGDLASRYYMSGPSHDIGALLVSAKPDTLTEQLTMLDRLAANERKQLQGVTTLREKYDGEKQKLDTLIATQKKQETDLGAKKKQIDVDIKKLEASLPVTTVKTEKCPTINGVVSDAARTAIRTACAQIGDPYVWGAVGPNSFDCSGLTQYAYKAAGIHLTHFTGAQWNEGKAIPRSEARPGDLVFFFSDLHHVGLYLGNDKMVHAARAGKPVNVSSINTMPVAGFRRPG, from the coding sequence ATGCCCCCTCATCGTCGCGCGCCGGGACGGTCTGCTCGTCCGGGTGGCCTGCGTAGGGTCGCCCATCGTCTGCTCACCTTGGTCGCCGCGGCGGCGGTCGGCGCCGGCATGCTGGCCGCGCCCGCGTACGCCGAGCCCTCAGTCGACGAGATCGAGGCCGCGATCGACCAGAAGTGGAGGCAGCTCGAGCCCACCATCGAGCAGTACAACAAGGTGCGGGCGCAGCTGAAGGTCAACACCAAGAAGTCGACGGAGCTGGAGAAGAAGATCCAGCCGTTGGCGCTGGAGAGCGAGCTGGCGATGGACCGGGTCGGCGACCTCGCCTCCCGCTACTACATGTCCGGCCCGTCCCACGACATCGGGGCCCTGCTGGTCAGCGCCAAGCCGGACACGCTGACCGAGCAGCTGACCATGCTGGACCGGCTGGCCGCCAACGAGCGCAAGCAGCTCCAGGGCGTGACGACCCTCCGCGAGAAGTACGACGGGGAGAAGCAGAAGCTCGACACGCTGATCGCCACCCAGAAGAAGCAGGAGACCGACCTGGGGGCGAAGAAGAAGCAGATCGACGTCGACATCAAGAAGCTCGAGGCGTCGCTGCCGGTGACGACCGTCAAGACGGAGAAGTGCCCGACCATCAACGGGGTGGTCAGCGACGCGGCCCGGACCGCGATCAGGACCGCCTGCGCCCAGATCGGTGATCCGTACGTCTGGGGCGCTGTCGGCCCGAACTCGTTCGACTGCTCCGGCCTGACCCAGTACGCCTACAAGGCGGCGGGGATCCACCTCACGCACTTCACCGGCGCGCAGTGGAACGAGGGCAAGGCCATCCCGCGCTCCGAGGCGCGCCCCGGTGACCTGGTCTTCTTCTTCAGCGACCTGCACCACGTCGGCCTCTACCTTGGCAACGACAAAATGGTGCACGCGGCCCGGGCCGGCAAGCCGGTCAACGTCTCCAGCATCAACACCATGCCGGTGGCCGGGTTCCGCAGACCCGGCTGA
- a CDS encoding (Fe-S)-binding protein: protein MGSVQIVTTILAFAITAVAVWLAVRAVMKMVAVIRLGQPDPTRFGDKGTRTKTMLAETAGHTRMLRWSVVGAAHWFVMVGFVVLSLLVLEAYFEVVSPTGGLPLVGDWALYGLVTEWLAILGIVSILVLIAIRLRNRPTRPGGKSRFTGSTMWQGYFVEGIILAVLIMGFVIRGFKVATDHFEYPVWAAPLSHAVGGVLPDWEAGVSVAALIKIVISMTWLIVIALNVTMGVAWHRFLAFFNIFFKRDPGANVSGLGALRPMTSQGKPLDFEEADPEKDQFGVAQVEQFTWKGLLDFSTCTECGRCQSQCPAWNTAKPLSPKLLVLSLRDHAYAKAPYLLAGGGKDLTGEEKATAAQLAHLDVLALAEAERPLIGTAEEGGIIDPDVLWSCTTCGACVEQCPVDIEHVDHIVDMRRYQVLIESSFPSEAGVMLRNLENKGNPWGAPQNTREDWTKGLDFEVPRVGEVDDFEYLFWVGCAGAFEDRAKKTTRAVATLLNEAGVSFAILGEGETCSGDPARRIGNEFVFQMLAQQNVETLNEAFEGREKSKRKIVATCPHCFNTLGNEYGQLGGEFEVVHHTQLLAHLVATGKLTPVQPVDGGVTYHDPCYLGRHNRIFAPPREVLGSAIAGEAGPGDGGLIEMPRNSERSFCCGAGGARMWMEEKIGKRINVDRVEEAISTGAKTVAVGCPFCSTMLNDGVNGKGAGEEVEVVDVASVLLRSVKPEQAPGDTERAPVAG, encoded by the coding sequence ATGGGCAGCGTCCAGATCGTCACCACGATCCTCGCGTTCGCCATCACCGCCGTGGCGGTGTGGCTTGCGGTACGCGCGGTCATGAAGATGGTGGCCGTCATCCGGCTGGGGCAGCCGGACCCGACCCGCTTCGGTGACAAGGGCACCCGCACGAAGACCATGCTGGCCGAGACCGCCGGCCACACCCGCATGCTCCGCTGGAGCGTGGTGGGCGCGGCGCACTGGTTCGTGATGGTCGGCTTCGTCGTGCTGTCGCTGCTGGTGCTGGAGGCGTACTTCGAGGTCGTCTCTCCGACCGGCGGGCTGCCGCTGGTCGGCGACTGGGCGCTCTACGGGCTGGTCACCGAGTGGCTGGCCATCCTCGGCATCGTCAGCATCCTGGTGCTGATCGCGATCCGGCTTCGCAACCGGCCCACCCGGCCGGGCGGGAAGTCCCGGTTCACCGGCTCGACCATGTGGCAGGGCTACTTCGTCGAGGGCATCATCCTCGCCGTACTGATCATGGGCTTCGTCATCCGGGGCTTCAAGGTCGCCACCGACCACTTCGAGTACCCGGTCTGGGCCGCCCCGCTCAGCCACGCCGTCGGCGGGGTGCTGCCGGACTGGGAGGCAGGCGTCAGCGTCGCCGCCCTCATCAAGATCGTCATCTCGATGACCTGGCTCATCGTGATCGCCCTCAACGTCACCATGGGCGTCGCCTGGCACCGCTTCCTGGCCTTCTTCAACATCTTCTTCAAGCGCGACCCGGGCGCCAACGTCTCCGGCCTCGGCGCGCTGCGTCCCATGACCAGCCAGGGCAAGCCGCTGGACTTCGAGGAGGCCGACCCGGAGAAGGACCAGTTCGGCGTCGCCCAGGTCGAGCAGTTCACCTGGAAGGGTCTGCTGGACTTCAGCACCTGCACCGAGTGTGGTCGCTGCCAGTCGCAGTGCCCGGCCTGGAACACCGCCAAGCCGCTGTCGCCGAAGCTGCTGGTGTTGAGCCTGCGTGACCACGCGTACGCCAAGGCGCCGTACCTGCTGGCCGGCGGCGGCAAGGACCTGACCGGCGAGGAGAAGGCCACCGCCGCCCAACTCGCCCACCTGGACGTGCTCGCGCTCGCCGAGGCCGAGCGGCCGCTGATCGGCACCGCCGAGGAAGGCGGCATCATCGACCCGGACGTGCTCTGGTCCTGCACCACCTGCGGCGCCTGCGTCGAGCAGTGCCCGGTCGACATCGAGCACGTCGACCACATCGTCGACATGCGGCGCTACCAGGTGCTCATCGAGTCGAGCTTCCCGTCCGAGGCCGGCGTGATGCTGCGCAACCTGGAGAACAAGGGCAACCCGTGGGGCGCCCCGCAGAACACCCGCGAGGACTGGACCAAGGGCCTGGACTTCGAGGTGCCGCGGGTCGGCGAGGTCGACGACTTCGAGTACCTCTTCTGGGTCGGCTGCGCTGGCGCGTTCGAGGACCGGGCCAAGAAGACCACCCGGGCGGTCGCCACGCTGCTCAACGAGGCCGGCGTCTCCTTCGCCATCCTCGGCGAGGGCGAGACCTGCTCCGGCGACCCGGCCCGCCGGATCGGCAACGAGTTCGTCTTCCAGATGCTCGCCCAGCAGAACGTCGAGACCCTCAACGAGGCGTTCGAGGGCCGGGAGAAGAGCAAGCGGAAGATCGTCGCCACCTGCCCGCACTGCTTCAACACCCTGGGCAACGAGTACGGCCAGCTCGGCGGCGAGTTCGAGGTGGTCCACCACACCCAGCTCCTGGCCCACCTGGTCGCCACCGGCAAGCTCACCCCGGTGCAGCCGGTCGACGGCGGCGTGACCTATCACGACCCCTGCTACCTGGGCCGGCACAACCGGATCTTCGCCCCGCCGCGTGAGGTGCTCGGCAGCGCCATCGCCGGCGAGGCCGGACCGGGCGACGGCGGCCTCATCGAGATGCCGCGTAACAGCGAGCGCTCCTTCTGCTGCGGCGCCGGCGGCGCCCGGATGTGGATGGAGGAGAAGATCGGCAAGCGGATCAACGTGGACCGGGTCGAGGAGGCCATTTCCACCGGGGCGAAGACGGTCGCCGTCGGCTGCCCGTTCTGCTCGACGATGCTCAACGACGGCGTGAACGGCAAGGGCGCCGGGGAAGAGGTCGAGGTGGTCGACGTGGCCAGCGTGCTGCTCCGCTCGGTCAAGCCCGAGCAGGCGCCGGGCGACACCGAGCGGGCACCGGTCGCCGGCTGA
- a CDS encoding cell division protein CrgA, with protein sequence MPKSQVRKKKVYTPPTDVRPTTTTAATRKPSPVWLPISAVALIVFGIGWLVVYYLSEQEYPVMSWGYWNLAVGFGAMVGSLILLSRWR encoded by the coding sequence GTGCCCAAGTCTCAGGTTCGCAAGAAGAAGGTGTACACCCCGCCGACGGACGTCCGTCCGACGACGACGACGGCGGCGACGCGCAAGCCTAGCCCGGTCTGGCTGCCGATCTCGGCGGTCGCCCTCATCGTCTTCGGCATCGGGTGGCTGGTGGTCTACTACCTTTCCGAGCAGGAGTACCCGGTCATGTCGTGGGGTTACTGGAACCTCGCGGTGGGCTTCGGGGCCATGGTCGGCTCCCTGATCCTGCTCTCCCGCTGGCGCTGA
- a CDS encoding DUF881 domain-containing protein, translating into MEYTSGAASWQKVLRRAVAGLLPRRPRQRRPGWSIGVPLIAAAAGLLFTTTATTAGGTALREDRRPQLNQLIEDRRAEVAASERRAADLRDEVEGRTSALASSDGPIREQQDRADSRRDDAGFTTLAGPGVTVELDDAPRRNDGALPAGATNDDLVVHQGDVQAVVNALWAGGAEAMSIMNVRVLSTSAVRCVGNTLLLHGRVYSPPFKIVAIGDPAALQRSLADSQGVRLFRDLVDDYKLGYKETVSTVTVPAFEDSTTLRSATVPK; encoded by the coding sequence GTGGAATACACATCCGGCGCAGCCTCCTGGCAGAAGGTGCTCCGACGGGCGGTCGCCGGGCTGCTGCCTCGGCGCCCACGGCAGCGACGACCGGGCTGGTCGATCGGGGTGCCGCTGATCGCCGCGGCGGCCGGGCTGCTCTTCACCACCACGGCCACCACCGCCGGTGGCACCGCCCTGCGCGAGGATCGCCGCCCTCAGCTCAACCAGTTGATCGAGGACCGTCGCGCCGAGGTCGCGGCCAGCGAGCGACGGGCGGCCGACCTGCGCGACGAGGTCGAGGGCCGTACCTCGGCGCTGGCCAGTTCCGACGGCCCGATCAGGGAACAACAGGACCGGGCCGACAGCCGCCGGGACGACGCCGGCTTCACCACGCTCGCGGGGCCCGGAGTGACGGTGGAACTCGACGACGCGCCCCGGCGCAACGACGGCGCCCTGCCCGCCGGGGCCACCAACGACGACCTGGTCGTCCACCAGGGGGACGTGCAGGCCGTGGTGAACGCCCTCTGGGCGGGTGGCGCCGAGGCCATGTCCATCATGAACGTCCGCGTGCTGTCGACCAGCGCGGTACGCTGCGTGGGTAACACCCTGCTGCTGCACGGCCGGGTGTACTCCCCACCGTTCAAGATCGTAGCAATCGGCGATCCCGCTGCTCTGCAGCGGTCCCTCGCCGACTCTCAGGGAGTCCGGTTGTTCAGGGACCTGGTCGACGACTACAAGCTCGGTTACAAGGAAACCGTCTCCACGGTTACCGTGCCTGCGTTCGAGGACTCGACCACGCTGCGCTCGGCGACGGTGCCCAAGTGA
- a CDS encoding class E sortase, which produces MPPWSGAGPVRPATPPHAAPPATRPHAAAPATPPHAAPPGGAGWQPDGPRAAGPGDGSSRRPPADRAVGQPGDEHSFRPPADRAAAPDGGHSLRPPPGRPNTDAPTAHIPRVGASGTGPSAPGSPAGRSTAPPAAAGPGRDVDPGATALIPAVTGRTPTAPAALVESTALMGAVPRPPKTDEPESSDARAVQPRPRRGERVVQLRPEQTGEGYKSVYSELTRPSLGSRLRTGIRISGEVLITFGLVVLLFASYEIWGKSAIVDAHQNDLSQQLAQAWGPEGDPTVAPSASASTKPKPPAQGKPMAGLYIPKLDKNWVVVEGVTQKDIRFAPGHYPSSALPGQVGNFSVAGHRNRATFWRLDELNDGDAIVVEGKTDWHVYKVTQSRIVKPTQVEVVAPVPGKPGQKATRSMLTLTTCNPKFDNYQRLIIHAELARSQPKSAGRPAELRA; this is translated from the coding sequence ATGCCGCCGTGGTCGGGCGCCGGCCCGGTCCGGCCGGCCACCCCACCGCACGCGGCTCCGCCGGCCACCCGACCACACGCCGCTGCGCCGGCCACCCCACCACACGCGGCTCCGCCGGGCGGCGCCGGCTGGCAGCCGGACGGTCCCCGGGCCGCCGGTCCCGGTGACGGAAGCTCCCGTCGCCCGCCGGCCGACCGCGCCGTCGGGCAGCCCGGTGACGAGCACTCTTTCCGCCCGCCGGCCGACCGCGCCGCCGCGCCCGACGGCGGGCACTCCCTCCGCCCGCCACCGGGTCGGCCGAACACCGACGCGCCGACCGCCCACATCCCCAGGGTGGGCGCGTCGGGCACCGGCCCGTCGGCCCCGGGTTCCCCGGCCGGTCGGTCCACCGCGCCTCCGGCCGCCGCTGGCCCGGGCCGCGACGTCGACCCCGGGGCCACCGCCCTGATACCGGCCGTCACCGGTCGTACGCCGACCGCCCCGGCCGCCCTCGTCGAGTCCACCGCCCTGATGGGCGCGGTGCCACGTCCTCCGAAGACGGACGAGCCGGAAAGCTCCGACGCTCGCGCCGTGCAGCCTCGCCCGCGCCGAGGCGAGCGGGTCGTCCAGCTCCGCCCGGAGCAGACCGGCGAGGGCTACAAGAGCGTCTACTCGGAGCTCACCCGGCCGTCGCTGGGCTCTCGGCTGCGCACCGGCATCCGGATCAGCGGCGAGGTGTTGATCACCTTCGGCCTGGTGGTGCTCCTCTTCGCCAGCTACGAGATCTGGGGCAAGTCGGCGATCGTCGACGCCCACCAGAACGACCTCAGCCAGCAGTTGGCGCAGGCGTGGGGCCCCGAGGGCGACCCGACGGTGGCACCGTCGGCGAGCGCGTCCACCAAGCCGAAGCCGCCCGCGCAGGGCAAGCCCATGGCAGGGCTGTACATCCCCAAGCTCGACAAGAACTGGGTCGTCGTCGAGGGCGTCACCCAGAAGGACATCCGGTTCGCGCCGGGCCACTACCCCTCCAGCGCCCTGCCGGGACAGGTGGGCAACTTCTCCGTCGCCGGGCACCGCAACCGGGCCACTTTCTGGCGGCTCGACGAACTGAACGACGGCGACGCCATCGTGGTTGAGGGCAAGACCGACTGGCACGTCTACAAGGTGACCCAGAGCCGCATCGTCAAGCCCACCCAGGTCGAGGTCGTGGCACCCGTGCCGGGCAAGCCCGGGCAGAAGGCGACCAGGTCGATGCTCACCCTGACCACCTGCAACCCGAAGTTCGACAACTACCAGCGGCTGATCATCCACGCCGAGCTGGCACGCAGCCAGCCGAAGTCGGCGGGTCGACCGGCGGAGCTGAGGGCCTGA
- a CDS encoding aminodeoxychorismate/anthranilate synthase component II, which yields MRVLVIDNYDSFVFNLVQYLGQLGVDCEVRRNDEIEVAEVGRVGAAGILLSPGPGSPDRAGICLDVIRAYAGEMPIFGVCLGHQAIGEAFGATVTRAPELLHGKTSEVRHHDVGVLAGLPDPFTATRYHSLTVLPETLPEELEVTGWTDSGVVMAMRHRTLPIEGVQFHPESVLTEGGHLMLANWLAACGHPEALDRAPELAAEVDARRRAAFAAA from the coding sequence ATGCGTGTCCTGGTGATCGACAACTACGACTCGTTCGTCTTCAACCTCGTGCAATATCTCGGCCAGCTCGGGGTGGACTGCGAGGTCCGACGCAACGACGAGATCGAGGTCGCCGAGGTGGGCAGGGTCGGCGCGGCCGGCATCCTGCTGTCACCCGGCCCCGGCAGCCCCGACCGCGCCGGCATCTGCCTCGACGTCATCCGCGCCTACGCCGGCGAGATGCCGATCTTCGGCGTCTGCCTGGGTCACCAGGCGATCGGCGAGGCCTTCGGCGCCACCGTCACCCGCGCCCCGGAGCTGCTGCACGGCAAGACCTCCGAGGTCCGCCACCACGATGTCGGGGTGCTCGCCGGCCTGCCGGACCCGTTCACCGCCACCCGCTACCACTCGCTCACCGTGCTGCCCGAGACGCTGCCCGAGGAGCTTGAGGTCACCGGCTGGACGGATTCCGGGGTGGTGATGGCGATGCGACACCGGACGCTGCCGATCGAGGGCGTCCAGTTCCACCCGGAGTCGGTGCTGACCGAGGGCGGTCACCTGATGCTGGCGAACTGGCTCGCAGCCTGCGGTCACCCGGAGGCGCTGGATCGGGCCCCGGAGCTGGCCGCCGAGGTGGACGCGCGCCGCCGCGCCGCCTTCGCCGCCGCCTGA
- a CDS encoding SanA/YdcF family protein, which yields MTDAAGRANRWRRRLIRAAVPGVAVLLLASLPWLWTTTAARGHLYGEADAPAADVVIVLGTAVAADRRQPGDRLTGRLETAAALLNSGRARVVLVSGDGGGTSGDEPAAMTAHLTERLGVDPRRVVADPFGLDTYDTCARAREVYGVERALIVTQSYHLSRAVTLCRHLGLDVEGVAARCSGCGPALLFRKAVRDYFASGKAAWDAARGRPPAVHSPADPALQDALKG from the coding sequence GTGACCGACGCCGCGGGTCGGGCGAACCGGTGGCGGCGACGCCTGATCCGGGCGGCGGTTCCGGGCGTGGCCGTGCTGCTCCTCGCCAGTCTTCCCTGGCTGTGGACGACGACCGCCGCTCGCGGCCACCTGTACGGCGAGGCCGACGCCCCGGCTGCCGACGTCGTGATCGTCCTCGGCACGGCGGTGGCGGCAGACCGCCGTCAACCGGGAGACCGCCTCACCGGCCGCCTGGAGACCGCCGCCGCGCTGCTGAACAGCGGGCGGGCCCGGGTGGTCCTCGTGTCGGGCGACGGAGGTGGGACCTCCGGTGACGAGCCGGCGGCGATGACCGCCCACCTGACCGAGCGGCTCGGCGTCGATCCGCGCCGCGTCGTGGCAGACCCGTTCGGCCTGGACACCTACGACACCTGCGCCCGGGCCCGCGAGGTGTACGGCGTCGAGCGCGCCCTGATCGTGACCCAGTCCTATCACCTGTCCCGCGCGGTGACGCTGTGCCGGCACCTCGGCCTCGACGTCGAGGGAGTGGCCGCCCGCTGTTCCGGCTGCGGGCCCGCGCTGCTCTTCAGGAAGGCGGTCCGGGACTACTTCGCCAGCGGCAAGGCGGCCTGGGACGCGGCCCGAGGCAGGCCGCCCGCAGTCCACTCGCCCGCGGACCCGGCACTCCAGGACGCGCTCAAGGGCTGA
- the pknB gene encoding Stk1 family PASTA domain-containing Ser/Thr kinase: protein MTAQARLLGGRYQVGELLGYGGMAEVHRGRDLRLGRDVAIKMLRTDLARDATFQMRFRREAQNAASLNHPAIVAVYDTGEETAPTGETLPFIVMEFVNGRTLKEVLGVEGRLQPRRALEICADMCAALEFSHRHGIIHRDIKPGNVMLTQTGQVKVMDFGIARALASGATTMTQTSAVIGTAQYLSPEQARGEAVDARSDVYAAGCVLFELVCGHPPFVGDSPVSVAYQHVRETPPTPSDINPDVTPEVDAIVLKALSKNPLNRYQSAGEMRADMLRAAAGRPVMATPVLPQEETAQLAPAAGGYGGGPGAPQTRQMPARVGDPRRRKASSWLIALFAAVGVLAVIALAAALLSQREDDRVTVPTVTGLTQQEAFARIEQANLVPKEGDQVFGTCQKGQVVNQNPAADSPLEANGEVTVQVCGGVEMKAIPTDLKGSTYENAKKRLEAAGFTVRRELKDDAEKEGIVLAVSPEEGKQVAAESQVTLTVSRGNVGQVPNVVGSSEDEAKEELDEAGYRISVKPGREVPPEEAGRVIQQNPRAGSNLARGKTVTITVTVPQAEPTPTDSATPTPSTTPTPGDGGGGGGGFPLPTTPPIRLPER from the coding sequence ATGACAGCGCAGGCCCGCCTGCTCGGTGGCAGGTACCAGGTCGGCGAGCTGCTCGGCTACGGCGGTATGGCTGAGGTGCACCGTGGTCGCGATCTCCGGCTCGGGCGGGATGTCGCGATCAAGATGCTCCGGACCGACCTCGCCCGGGACGCCACCTTCCAGATGCGGTTCCGTCGGGAGGCGCAGAACGCCGCGTCCCTCAACCACCCGGCGATCGTCGCCGTCTACGACACCGGCGAGGAGACCGCGCCGACCGGTGAGACCCTGCCGTTCATCGTGATGGAGTTCGTCAACGGGCGGACCCTCAAGGAGGTGCTGGGCGTCGAGGGGCGGCTCCAGCCGCGCCGGGCGCTGGAGATCTGCGCCGACATGTGCGCGGCCCTGGAGTTCAGCCACCGGCACGGCATCATCCACCGCGACATCAAGCCCGGCAACGTGATGCTCACCCAGACCGGCCAGGTCAAGGTGATGGACTTCGGCATCGCGCGGGCGCTGGCCAGCGGCGCCACCACGATGACCCAGACCAGCGCGGTCATCGGTACGGCGCAGTATCTCTCGCCCGAGCAGGCGCGCGGCGAGGCGGTTGACGCCCGCTCCGACGTCTACGCCGCCGGCTGCGTGCTCTTCGAGTTGGTCTGCGGGCACCCGCCGTTCGTCGGCGACAGCCCGGTCAGCGTGGCCTACCAGCATGTGCGGGAGACCCCTCCGACCCCGAGCGACATCAACCCGGACGTCACGCCAGAGGTCGACGCGATCGTGCTCAAGGCGCTGTCGAAGAACCCGCTCAACCGCTACCAGAGCGCCGGTGAGATGCGGGCCGACATGCTCCGCGCCGCCGCCGGCCGCCCGGTGATGGCGACCCCGGTGCTGCCGCAGGAGGAGACCGCTCAGCTCGCCCCGGCCGCCGGCGGGTACGGGGGCGGCCCCGGTGCCCCGCAGACCCGGCAGATGCCGGCCCGGGTGGGCGACCCGCGCCGGCGTAAGGCGTCGTCCTGGCTGATCGCGCTGTTCGCCGCGGTGGGCGTCCTCGCGGTGATCGCCCTCGCCGCCGCCCTGCTGAGCCAGCGCGAAGACGACCGGGTCACGGTCCCCACGGTGACCGGCCTGACCCAGCAGGAGGCGTTCGCCCGGATCGAGCAGGCCAATCTGGTGCCCAAGGAGGGCGATCAGGTCTTCGGCACCTGCCAGAAGGGCCAGGTGGTCAACCAGAACCCGGCCGCCGACTCCCCGCTGGAGGCGAATGGCGAGGTCACCGTCCAGGTCTGCGGCGGCGTCGAGATGAAGGCCATCCCGACCGACCTCAAGGGCTCCACGTACGAGAACGCGAAGAAGCGACTGGAAGCCGCAGGTTTCACGGTCAGGCGGGAGTTGAAGGACGACGCTGAGAAGGAGGGCATTGTCCTCGCGGTGTCGCCCGAGGAAGGGAAGCAGGTCGCCGCAGAATCCCAGGTCACCCTCACCGTTTCCCGGGGCAACGTCGGCCAGGTGCCCAACGTGGTCGGCTCCTCCGAGGATGAGGCCAAGGAGGAGTTGGACGAGGCTGGCTACCGGATCAGCGTCAAGCCGGGCCGGGAGGTGCCGCCGGAGGAGGCCGGCCGGGTCATCCAGCAGAACCCGCGAGCGGGCAGCAACCTGGCGCGGGGCAAGACCGTGACGATCACGGTCACCGTGCCGCAGGCCGAACCGACGCCCACCGACTCGGCGACCCCGACGCCCTCCACCACGCCGACCCCGGGTGACGGTGGCGGCGGTGGCGGTGGCTTCCCGCTGCCGACCACCCCGCCGATCCGGCTTCCCGAGCGCTGA
- a CDS encoding serine/threonine-protein kinase, producing the protein MLSPGVQLGNRYRLDERIASGGMGDVWRGTDQVLGRTVAVKSLLPALLDDPDFAERFRGEARTMATINHPGVVDVYDFGNDQQIAFLVMEYVEGDALSATLARVGRLTPARTMALVAQAADALHAAHVKGIVHRDVKPGNLLVRPNGTLVLTDFGIARSELVAQLTAAGSVLGTASYISPEQATGGVATPASDVYALGVVAYQCLAGRRPFEGENPLEIAMRHVREAPRPLPADIPPQVRTVVERALAKDPGARWSSAAALAGVARQLKSQLSQQARAAGQPISAAPASPAAPPGRAQVPPPRPPVSPHRPPVPTVQPPRPPMTAHRPPVAAHRPVAGPHHPTSVPPAAPHRPTSVPPSASVQHPQMAPTGYPRGVTPVSQARPMPYAGHAVPPAHQPGGQQSRAGMVFLAILVAVLVLVCSGTLAYKLRQNTAASPPTVTSGVLRPDGRDDPAGTSYRRQEPPRSDGDETTSEGRETR; encoded by the coding sequence ATGCTCAGCCCCGGGGTGCAGCTCGGCAACCGCTACCGTCTCGACGAGCGGATCGCCAGCGGTGGCATGGGCGACGTCTGGCGCGGCACCGACCAGGTGCTCGGCCGGACGGTCGCCGTCAAGAGCCTGCTCCCCGCGTTGCTCGACGACCCCGACTTCGCCGAGCGGTTCCGTGGCGAGGCCCGCACCATGGCCACGATCAACCACCCCGGGGTGGTCGACGTCTACGACTTCGGCAACGACCAGCAGATCGCCTTCCTGGTCATGGAGTACGTCGAGGGCGACGCCCTGTCGGCCACCCTGGCCCGGGTCGGCCGACTCACCCCGGCCCGCACGATGGCGCTCGTCGCCCAGGCCGCTGACGCGCTGCACGCGGCGCACGTGAAGGGCATCGTGCACCGGGACGTGAAGCCCGGCAATCTGCTGGTCCGCCCCAACGGCACCCTGGTGCTCACCGACTTCGGCATCGCCCGGTCGGAGCTGGTGGCCCAGCTGACGGCGGCCGGTTCGGTGCTCGGCACCGCCTCGTACATCTCGCCGGAGCAGGCCACCGGCGGGGTCGCCACGCCCGCGTCCGACGTCTACGCGCTCGGTGTGGTGGCCTACCAGTGCCTCGCCGGACGGCGCCCGTTCGAGGGCGAGAATCCCCTCGAGATCGCCATGCGGCACGTCCGGGAAGCCCCCCGGCCGCTGCCCGCCGACATTCCGCCGCAGGTCCGGACGGTGGTCGAGCGGGCTCTGGCGAAGGACCCGGGGGCCCGCTGGTCGAGCGCCGCCGCGCTGGCCGGAGTGGCCCGCCAACTGAAGTCCCAGCTCTCCCAGCAGGCTCGGGCCGCCGGTCAGCCCATCTCCGCCGCACCGGCGTCGCCGGCCGCCCCGCCCGGCCGTGCCCAGGTGCCGCCGCCGCGCCCACCGGTGTCGCCGCACCGGCCGCCGGTCCCCACCGTGCAGCCGCCACGCCCGCCCATGACGGCCCACCGCCCGCCCGTGGCGGCCCACCGTCCGGTTGCCGGACCACACCACCCGACCTCGGTCCCACCGGCTGCGCCGCACCGTCCCACCTCGGTCCCGCCCTCCGCATCGGTCCAGCACCCGCAGATGGCACCGACCGGCTACCCCCGGGGCGTGACGCCCGTGTCGCAGGCCCGACCGATGCCGTACGCGGGACATGCCGTCCCACCGGCGCACCAGCCGGGCGGGCAGCAGTCCCGGGCCGGGATGGTGTTCCTCGCCATCCTGGTGGCCGTGCTGGTTCTCGTCTGCTCCGGCACGCTTGCCTACAAGCTGCGGCAGAACACGGCGGCCAGCCCGCCGACGGTGACGTCCGGCGTGCTGCGGCCCGACGGACGCGACGATCCGGCCGGGACGTCGTACCGTCGACAGGAACCGCCCCGGTCGGACGGCGACGAGACGACGAGCGAAGGACGAGAGACGCGATGA